A region from the Streptomyces tsukubensis genome encodes:
- a CDS encoding ATP-binding protein translates to MPHQAARARFPARPIGAFTRWRGAKEVSGVALVVAQHVPTSSSMAVPHGPAGVGEARHRMREHLRMSKVPESVVDDAMLILSELLSNACRHGRPLGHADRGDGSIRAAWRVDRAGRLTVEVTDGGGPTRPVPSTPSVTARGGRGLQIITALAQEWGVRDHPAGEVTVWALIADGARRDAYATRVTGGAPGFGFGFAEPYDGGYDSSYDPSYDGPYDGVA, encoded by the coding sequence GTGCCCCATCAGGCCGCTCGGGCCCGGTTTCCGGCCCGGCCCATCGGGGCATTCACACGGTGGCGTGGGGCAAAGGAGGTCTCGGGGGTGGCGTTGGTGGTGGCACAGCACGTGCCCACGTCGTCGAGCATGGCCGTACCCCATGGCCCTGCGGGCGTGGGTGAGGCAAGGCACCGAATGCGTGAGCATCTACGCATGAGCAAAGTGCCCGAATCGGTTGTCGACGACGCGATGCTGATTCTTTCCGAACTGCTCAGCAATGCCTGTCGGCACGGCAGACCACTGGGTCATGCGGATCGCGGGGACGGCAGCATCCGGGCCGCCTGGCGCGTGGACCGGGCCGGACGGCTCACGGTCGAGGTGACGGACGGCGGCGGACCCACCCGGCCCGTGCCGTCGACCCCCTCGGTCACCGCGCGCGGCGGTCGCGGGCTCCAGATCATCACGGCCCTGGCCCAGGAGTGGGGCGTCCGCGACCATCCGGCGGGCGAGGTCACCGTATGGGCGCTCATTGCGGACGGGGCTCGCCGCGATGCGTACGCTACGCGCGTCACCGGCGGCGCCCCGGGGTTCGGCTTCGGGTTCGCCGAGCCGTACGACGGGGGCTACGACTCGTCGTACGACCCCTCGTACGACGGGCCGTACGACGGGGTCGCGTAG
- a CDS encoding glycerophosphodiester phosphodiesterase → MTSARQQNIQVVAHRGASEDAPEHTLAAYMKAIEDGADALECDVRLTADGHLVCVHDRRVNRTSNGRGAVSALELADLAALDFGTWKGREDSAESPDWGDPSLTSVLTLERLLELSADSGRRIELAIETKHPTRWAGQVEERLLHLLARFGLAAPASAAESPVRIMSFSARSLHRVTAAAPTLPTVYLMQFAGPRLRDGRLPAGVRIAGPSIRMIRNHPEHVDRLHRAGHQVHVWTVDDPADVELCARLGVEAIITNRPRQVLTQLGRDSGDGDGSGDVGGGGEPTAPGM, encoded by the coding sequence GTGACCTCAGCACGACAGCAGAACATCCAGGTCGTGGCCCACCGCGGCGCCTCCGAGGACGCCCCCGAGCACACCCTGGCCGCGTACATGAAGGCAATCGAGGACGGCGCCGACGCCCTCGAATGCGATGTCCGGCTCACCGCCGACGGCCACCTCGTCTGTGTCCACGACCGGCGCGTGAACCGCACGTCCAACGGGCGGGGCGCCGTCTCGGCCCTGGAGCTGGCCGATCTCGCCGCGCTCGACTTCGGCACCTGGAAGGGGCGCGAGGACTCCGCCGAGAGCCCCGACTGGGGTGATCCGTCCCTCACCTCCGTCCTCACCCTGGAGCGGCTCCTCGAACTCTCCGCCGACTCCGGGCGCCGCATCGAGCTGGCCATCGAGACCAAACACCCGACGCGCTGGGCGGGCCAGGTGGAGGAGCGTCTGCTGCACCTCCTGGCCCGGTTCGGGCTCGCCGCCCCGGCATCGGCCGCGGAGTCGCCCGTACGGATCATGAGCTTCTCGGCCCGTTCGCTGCACCGGGTCACGGCGGCCGCACCGACCCTGCCCACCGTCTATCTGATGCAGTTCGCGGGTCCGCGGCTGCGCGACGGGCGGCTGCCCGCGGGGGTACGGATCGCGGGCCCGTCCATCCGGATGATCCGCAACCACCCGGAACACGTCGACCGGCTGCACCGGGCGGGCCACCAGGTCCACGTCTGGACGGTCGACGATCCGGCGGACGTCGAGCTGTGCGCCCGGCTGGGCGTGGAGGCGATCATCACCAACCGGCCGCGACAGGTGCTCACCCAGCTCGGCCGTGACAGCGGTGACGGTGACGGCAGTGGCGATGTCGGCGGGGGCGGCGAGCCCACCGCCCCCGGGATGTAA
- a CDS encoding DUF5926 family protein, translated as MAKKRPQTSSAEQQLKGRAVGANEPVPVVGAREPCPCGSGRRYKACHGRAAAHAVTELVQRPFEGLTGEGDWVALRELVPAATVELTLKGGLPDGVPSVTLATVLPMAWPALRRDDGSVLLGVQNDTASGDLSRDLADTLSRALQAEPGTPVAAERAASDQGPRLQDLLDPHAPFEPVVHSGFEFWVPEAESASPDVAASLERANAAALPTVKLSGVESAYWCETPEKNHLRWVMTHPEEELLSALARLHAAGDSSLGEGTRLVGSFRAHGLVVPVWDLPTGMGAEECEKPAAAFAERLAGALASDAPLTPEERRARGGLTNRQITLS; from the coding sequence ATGGCCAAGAAGCGCCCCCAGACCTCATCCGCCGAGCAGCAGCTGAAGGGCCGGGCCGTCGGTGCCAACGAGCCCGTGCCCGTGGTCGGCGCCCGCGAGCCCTGCCCCTGCGGATCGGGCCGCCGCTACAAGGCGTGCCACGGCCGGGCCGCCGCGCATGCCGTCACCGAGCTGGTGCAGCGCCCGTTCGAGGGGCTGACCGGCGAAGGCGACTGGGTCGCCCTGCGCGAGCTGGTTCCGGCCGCGACGGTGGAGCTGACGCTCAAGGGCGGGCTGCCCGACGGCGTACCGTCCGTGACGCTGGCGACCGTACTGCCGATGGCCTGGCCGGCGCTCCGCCGCGACGACGGCTCGGTCCTCCTCGGCGTACAGAACGACACCGCGTCCGGCGACCTCAGCCGAGACCTCGCCGACACCCTGAGCCGTGCGCTCCAGGCGGAGCCGGGCACTCCGGTCGCTGCCGAGCGTGCCGCTTCGGACCAGGGCCCCCGGCTCCAGGACCTGCTCGACCCGCATGCGCCCTTCGAGCCCGTGGTGCACTCCGGGTTCGAGTTCTGGGTGCCGGAGGCCGAGTCCGCGTCCCCGGACGTCGCCGCTTCCCTGGAGCGGGCGAACGCCGCCGCGCTCCCCACCGTCAAGCTCTCCGGCGTCGAGTCCGCCTACTGGTGCGAGACCCCGGAGAAGAACCATCTGCGGTGGGTGATGACGCACCCCGAGGAGGAGCTGCTCTCCGCGCTGGCCAGGCTGCATGCGGCCGGGGACAGCTCGCTGGGCGAGGGCACCCGGCTCGTCGGCTCGTTCCGGGCCCACGGCCTGGTCGTCCCGGTCTGGGATCTGCCCACCGGGATGGGCGCGGAGGAGTGCGAGAAGCCCGCGGCCGCGTTCGCCGAGCGGCTCGCCGGGGCACTGGCCTCGGACGCCCCGCTCACCCCCGAGGAGCGCCGCGCGCGCGGCGGACTCACCAATCGGCAGATCACGCTGAGCTGA
- a CDS encoding S1C family serine protease, with the protein MSTEYEGTEGPAQQSGTPATPPVPPVPPVAPDGPPPAPAAAPAPAPGASAPVPPAAAPGPEANPPAQPPGSRDYPPTPASGSPDYPQAPAPVAPPTAPPAPAQGADWAAPPALPSYGGGEGPVWGAPVPPAEPKPRRRKRVSTLVTAILVAALVAGGVGGAAGYWAASDRDEDSSSTTITSTEIPKDLKREPGTVAAVAAKALPSVVTIEAKSSREGGGAELPGSGGSGGGTGTGFVYDQQGHILTNNHVVASAAEGGTLAVTFSDGRKYDAEVIGRAQGYDVAVLKLKNPPSGLTPLALGDSEKVAVGDSTIAIGAPFGLSNTVTTGIISAKNRPVASGGEANSRINSYMSALQTDASINPGNSGGPLLDARGAVIGINSAIQSTGNGLGQAGSIGLGFAIPINQAKNVAEQLIKTGKPVYPVIGATVDVSGAAGGARIPEKGSDGGPAVPPTGPAAKAGLKANDVITEFNGKPVDSGPTLISEIWNHKPGDKVTLTYERDGKESKTTLTLGSRTGDSS; encoded by the coding sequence GTGAGCACCGAGTACGAGGGCACCGAGGGACCGGCGCAGCAGTCGGGGACCCCGGCGACCCCGCCCGTACCCCCTGTGCCGCCGGTTGCTCCCGACGGGCCGCCCCCGGCGCCCGCCGCGGCTCCGGCACCCGCGCCCGGCGCGTCCGCGCCCGTACCGCCCGCCGCGGCACCCGGCCCGGAGGCGAACCCTCCGGCGCAGCCGCCCGGCTCCCGCGATTACCCGCCGACCCCCGCGTCCGGCTCCCCCGACTACCCGCAGGCCCCCGCGCCGGTCGCGCCGCCGACGGCTCCCCCGGCCCCCGCGCAGGGTGCGGACTGGGCGGCTCCGCCGGCCCTCCCTTCGTACGGGGGAGGGGAAGGCCCGGTCTGGGGCGCCCCGGTCCCGCCCGCCGAACCCAAGCCCCGCCGCCGCAAGCGCGTCAGCACCCTGGTCACCGCGATTCTGGTCGCCGCCCTCGTTGCGGGCGGCGTCGGCGGTGCCGCGGGCTACTGGGCCGCGTCCGACCGTGACGAGGACAGCTCCTCGACGACGATCACGTCCACGGAGATCCCCAAGGACCTCAAGCGGGAGCCGGGCACGGTGGCGGCGGTCGCCGCGAAGGCGCTGCCGAGCGTGGTGACCATCGAAGCGAAGTCGAGCCGTGAGGGCGGCGGCGCCGAGCTTCCCGGCAGCGGCGGTTCCGGCGGCGGTACGGGCACGGGCTTCGTCTACGACCAGCAGGGCCACATCCTCACCAACAACCACGTGGTGGCCTCCGCGGCGGAAGGCGGCACCCTCGCGGTGACGTTCTCCGACGGGCGTAAGTACGACGCCGAGGTCATCGGCCGGGCCCAGGGCTACGACGTCGCGGTGCTCAAGCTCAAGAACCCGCCGTCCGGTCTGACCCCGCTGGCCCTCGGCGACTCCGAGAAGGTCGCCGTCGGCGACTCGACGATCGCGATCGGCGCCCCCTTCGGCCTGTCCAACACGGTCACGACCGGCATCATCAGCGCCAAGAACCGCCCGGTCGCCTCCGGCGGGGAGGCCAACAGCAGGATCAACTCCTACATGAGCGCGCTCCAGACCGACGCCTCCATCAACCCGGGCAACTCCGGCGGCCCGCTCCTCGACGCCCGCGGCGCCGTGATCGGCATCAACTCCGCCATCCAGTCCACCGGCAACGGCCTCGGCCAGGCCGGGTCCATCGGCCTCGGCTTCGCCATCCCGATCAACCAGGCGAAGAACGTCGCCGAGCAGCTGATCAAAACTGGCAAGCCCGTCTACCCGGTCATCGGCGCCACCGTCGACGTCTCCGGTGCGGCCGGCGGCGCCCGGATCCCGGAGAAGGGCAGCGACGGCGGCCCGGCGGTTCCCCCGACCGGCCCGGCGGCCAAGGCCGGCCTCAAGGCGAACGATGTCATCACCGAGTTCAACGGCAAGCCCGTCGACAGCGGCCCGACCCTGATCAGCGAGATCTGGAACCACAAGCCCGGCGACAAGGTCACCCTGACCTACGAGCGCGACGGCAAGGAGTCCAAGACAACCCTCACCCTCGGCTCCCGTACGGGCGACAGCTCCTGA